The Thunnus thynnus chromosome 13, fThuThy2.1, whole genome shotgun sequence genome segment tatttattcaACATAGACAACATATTATCCAAGGTCTTCCAACCACCGACCAAGAACTGTCAACCACTTTTAAAGATccctttgtttttatgttctatAAACAGACTATGgttcaaacaaacaagaaaggACTATGTTATTTTCCATTCCAAAACTGCACCAGGTCCTCCAGAACACTCAGCCCCATACTTGAGGCAGCTGTGTTAACTGCGTGCAATGCACTCTGGGGGGCTCTGACGTGTTCCAGCAGTCCGGACTTCACTGTCTCTGGCGGgagtttatttgtttgtttatttagacCAGCAGCATCCACCTATGAGGCTCTGCTTTAATCCACGCCGCATTTTGCTCCACACCTTCCAGCGTGTTGCCCGACGTCAccttccctccccctccccttagCAACAGAGGCAACATGGCGGCGTCCAGCAACGCAGAGCATTCTCCGGAGATATCGAGGCCGTTGAAGATACCGAAAACCGAGGTGCCATCCCCTGAGTCGGAGGATTTGAGTGACAGTAATCAATACCACTCTAATCCCTCCACGCCTAACCGCTTTTCGCCTTTGAACGTGGGCTCAGGGACCGCGGGCCGGACGgcggcctcctcctcctccaacagCTTCACGGCGTGCCGGGGGATGTCGTGGACCCCGTCCGAGACTAACGCCCTGATAGCGGTTTGGGGCAACGAGAGACTGACGGAGGCGAGGatgcagcagctggaggtggCCGGCACCGTGTTCTCCGGTAAGGCCCCCGGTCCCGCCATGTACGAGCGGGTGTCCAGAGCTCTGTCGGAACTGGGCTACGAGAGGACCCCGTCCCAGTGCCGGGAGAGGATGAAGGTAACTACTAAATCAGGCTGAGAGGACATAACAATGGCTGTAACAGTAACATGTTGTTCCTCCATCATCAGGACCTCTCCCTGCAGCTGATGGGGCTGCACAGTACAGACATGAGGGCCAGGAGAGGGTCACCCAAAGAAGTCTGTAACACGTTAGTAGTCCAGTTGTTGACCTGACTAACAGCTAATCACACTATGCAAAGATCAGTAATTAGCCCACAGTGGCAGACTGTGGACACTGAGAAATGTTGTATTTGTACTAAATATCAGGACTTTTCTCATCTTGCACAAACTGTTTAACACACCACACTTGTCTCATGCAGGTACGCAGTAAACCCACCTACACTCAGTTTACACACcatataatacaatacataatACCCTGATATGCGGTATCAATACACATCATAGTAAACAGTGGCtacaaatgaggaaataaatatgAGGTAGGGTCTCAGAAGATAAAAATCTCATGATGATGACCAAAATGagtttacagtctttttatgCACATCACTCATCCCAAAGCCCACACATTATTGGATCTACTAGGGTGAAATCAACACTTACTGAAAGCTTTTAGtctcattaattaatttattttctcgCCTACTTGCACATGTAACAATGTAGCTAGTAGAAATATATGTATCACTGGTCATCAGAGATGACAGTTATAGATTGTGTCAAAATTTCATGTTAATATGACATCTCCATGAATTTGACACCATTGCATTAGATGAGCATCAGAGCCTGAATGATAAATCAGTCAGGCtgatatatcagctgatattagCTCATTGCAGATAACAAGATATTGAAATAGAGAAAGATATTGTTTGAAACGGTGTCGCCTATctatagtttgtccaccagagagtaGTAATGAATTTATTTTCAACTGTGAAACATCATGCTCAGAATATTTCTTGGTTGCAATCGTTAGAAAAACAACCTTgtcaaaaatgttaatttatggTATGGgtagtgttttttaaaaaaagaagaaatggtCTGGTATatcatttttggattttttgaaaTCTCTAATATCAATATCGACTTCAAAAATCCTGTATCAGTCAGGCTATAATACCcaagatgttttcttttcagcatcagtatTGAAATGGCGTGTTCTTCAAAATGTAATTCAGAGTTCAAAAAGGTTGCCAGAAATTAGAAATAACACGTAAGTCAAGGTTTTCTGCAGGAGACCAggttatttaattaaatgtcaaaGAACATACTCTGTACTTACTACAGTCACAATTCTGCAATGAAAAACTCCTACAATAACAGTTTACAGATAGTTTGCTAAGAAGTGCACAGAATGAAGAGCATCTCTTAATCATACAAAGCAGCTAACTAGGATGCTACAGACTACAGCAGAATGTAAATAATCACAATATTAAAGTCTTGGGATTGGACAGTAGAGTTACATAAGTCCTGGAATTCTAGAGATGCACAAAATTAACTTTTCCACCATGCCTCTCAACAGTCAAATCATAAATTCCATCATCATACCTCCCAGCTGCCATAAAGGTCAGAATCCCACTGGACATGCGTTCTGGAGGTCAGTGTGTTTGGGGTCAAACTTCAGTTTAGTTGAACTTCAGAGAAGTGTGTGTTGCTCTTTCCACTGCTCTGCACAATGTCAAACCTGCCCTTTCAGTGTGAGTGTCATGAGTAATTAGATTACATTCCTATGAAAGCATAAAGTAAAGTTCTCTATGTGACCCTCTCTGATGTGAGCCGACCATATTGTAAAACTGTCCCAGCAGAGTTGACAGTCAGCACATTGATGATTTATCCTCTGTCATACACAGACGCTGCGGCGCTGCTACAGCCGTGTGAAGGAGCATGGAATCGGCAAAAGGAAGAGCAGCTACACTATAGAACAGCTGGAGAAGGTGTTCGGTCAGGGAGGCTGGGACTCCCAGAGCTGTGCCCCAGTGCTGATCAACAGCAGCGGCCTGTATCAGGAGATGGAGTCCGATGGCAGCACCCTGGAAGACTTCTCCCAGGAGGACTGGTGCAACCAGGTGCTGGACTCTGCTTTCCAGGAGGGAGACATGGAGACTGGTAAATATGTTAGCAAGCTGTGGACAAATAGGAGTAAACGGCATAAACAGTGGGTTTGAACTAATACATGTGCTTGTTTTTATCTCTAGAAGAAATCCAGGTGCCTAAAAACAGAGCTCTACAGATTCAAGCAGAGCTGTCAGAACAAACCCAGTAAGTCAACCCGAACAAAGGCTAAACTCACTTTTGTCtttgtaaactgaatgtttgaTATAGAGCTTTGATTTGTCAGTTGTGAATTAGCAGGATCATTGCAAATTACTGTTAAAAGGCCAATACTGTCATTTGTTTGACATTACTCTAAGAGGGATGTACTTAGCAAAAACTGTAGTCTTTGCAGTCGTCTTTCCCCAATTAAATCTCAATCTGGAAGAGCCTCCGCCAGTGGAAACTGATCAGAGCACTATATCCCAAAAGCATCTTAAGGTAAATATTATCTCAGCCTACAAATATACAATGGGCCAAAGATTATCCTGTTCTTAAGATGCTTTTAGTTAATGGTTTGACATTGTACATTGCTGTCTGCTAGAGTGTCTTTTTTGGTACCATCACTGGGAGTGAGAATTTTTCAAATCTCTAAGGAATCCCCATCTGTCTCCTCTGGGTgctctttgttttatatttgtggtTTAGCCCCTATATATAACATCAAAGGCATCACAGGAGACACAAAATAATCATATACTGAGAGAATATATAGTGCGAgtttatatttctgtgtataAACCAATATGAGTTAATCATCTGTAGAGATTAGGGAAGTCCCCATGAAGTTTTTTTGGTCCAAATCCTGATTCAAATCTTTCCAAAACTGATACAGCTGCTCAGTGCACACTCAAGCTTGTAGAACACTTTCtaacacaggaaacacattgTGTTACTTTGTCATTGTCatgtatctttgtttttttgcagaaaaaggGACATGATGCAGACTGTGATACGTATCCTTGAGTCGGTGCAGCTGAAATGGGAGCACTTCCAGACGTGGACCGAGTTCTCACGGCTGCACCTCTCCAACAAGCTGGCCATCTTCGGGGTGGGGTACAACACGCGCTGGCGCGAGGATGTGCGTTACCACTACGCCGAAATCAGCTCGCAGGTGCCACTGGGCAAGAGGCTTCGTGAGTACTTCAACCCGGAGAAGCCCGAGGGCCGAATCATCATGACCAAAGTTCAGAAGATGAACTGGAAGAATGTTTACTACAAGTTCCTGGACATAACCATCAGCGAGGCACGCTGCCTGGAGCTGCACATGGAGGTGGACTGGATCCCTGTCTCCCAGTCCAGAGCAGCAGGCTGCAGCACAGGCACATCCCACTACCTCCTTCCTGGGGACATCCCCAAGGCGTATGGACTCTATGCTATTGGCTATGAGGTGGCGTCGTCAGCTCAGACCTCCCCCCAGAGTGATAGTCAAGACCATAGCTTACCTCAGTGCGAGTCAGAGAACGGGGAACAAAGTGATGAAGCAGCAGGGAAGAGTGACAGGACTGGGGCCAAAGTCACTTACTGCTTCCTAGGCATAGCTGAGGATAGGAC includes the following:
- the LOC137195153 gene encoding myb/SANT-like DNA-binding domain-containing protein 2, with amino-acid sequence MAASSNAEHSPEISRPLKIPKTEVPSPESEDLSDSNQYHSNPSTPNRFSPLNVGSGTAGRTAASSSSNSFTACRGMSWTPSETNALIAVWGNERLTEARMQQLEVAGTVFSGKAPGPAMYERVSRALSELGYERTPSQCRERMKTLRRCYSRVKEHGIGKRKSSYTIEQLEKVFGQGGWDSQSCAPVLINSSGLYQEMESDGSTLEDFSQEDWCNQVLDSAFQEGDMETEEIQVPKNRALQIQAELSEQTQKRDMMQTVIRILESVQLKWEHFQTWTEFSRLHLSNKLAIFGVGYNTRWREDVRYHYAEISSQVPLGKRLREYFNPEKPEGRIIMTKVQKMNWKNVYYKFLDITISEARCLELHMEVDWIPVSQSRAAGCSTGTSHYLLPGDIPKAYGLYAIGYEVASSAQTSPQSDSQDHSLPQCESENGEQSDEAAGKSDRTGAKVTYCFLGIAEDRTIQQCLFQHFQGSSKHYVHSEPSAVTRFLQENCRGGITCEDGDGGEGSSQRLAIYMKFIEVELDFLSAGSLVECLETAVGYPLKYNNKETC